Proteins co-encoded in one Sulfuricurvum sp. IAE1 genomic window:
- a CDS encoding TrkA family potassium uptake protein, whose amino-acid sequence METFAVIGLGKFGFHVAKGLAQQGLSVIAVDQDEEQIREINEFVQDAIVLDSTDIRALREAGIGNADVAVVSIGENIEASILTVMALKELGVETVVAKAITTVHGQILSKLGAAKVIYPEMESAKKIVKKMVKNMHYETIDLSITMKIAKLTVPSFWVGTSVLSPVFEEEYEVKPIAYKHGGIWYTSFEQDDVLEKGDILVVLGNSAHIEALSKKI is encoded by the coding sequence ATGGAAACATTTGCGGTCATCGGATTGGGAAAATTCGGATTTCATGTCGCCAAAGGGTTGGCACAGCAGGGGCTAAGTGTCATAGCCGTCGATCAGGACGAAGAACAGATCCGGGAGATCAACGAATTCGTCCAGGACGCTATAGTGCTCGATTCGACCGATATACGGGCACTGCGCGAAGCCGGGATCGGGAATGCCGACGTCGCTGTGGTGAGTATCGGCGAAAATATCGAAGCGAGCATCCTCACCGTTATGGCGCTGAAAGAACTGGGGGTCGAGACGGTCGTGGCCAAAGCGATTACGACGGTACACGGCCAGATCCTCTCCAAACTCGGCGCGGCCAAGGTGATCTATCCCGAAATGGAATCGGCGAAAAAGATCGTCAAAAAAATGGTGAAAAACATGCACTACGAAACGATCGACCTCTCGATTACGATGAAGATCGCCAAACTGACGGTCCCCTCGTTTTGGGTCGGTACGTCGGTATTGTCACCGGTTTTCGAAGAGGAATACGAAGTCAAGCCCATCGCCTACAAACACGGCGGAATCTGGTATACCTCCTTTGAACAAGACGACGTACTTGAAAAAGGGGATATCCTCGTCGTCCTCGGAAACAGCGCGCATATCGAAGCCCTAAGCAAAAAGATCTAA